The following coding sequences lie in one Sedimentibacter sp. MB35-C1 genomic window:
- a CDS encoding GHKL domain-containing protein encodes MKKKINKEKLNLLNNRYYFLVGTILFLTVTVIVMVIWMYGNIKIENEAVNTNLVILTLCVSLISIVSIALTGRIIKDMDEKHKNDLELQHMKMEHTYFSDVNSVLEEIRILRHDMRGELAILYGYNELNQREKISKHIEKKLREMDIQHLPQIDKDNIITSFLNFKLKEANSQNIDVDIQSGLTEENEIYIDKEDICRILNNIINNAIEACAKCDEKYINLKIDMLGNCIIIKSENPYSGKLNKQGDKLLTVKKDKTRHGYGLKSIRSIAEKYGGFVKLNYEGNVFVVEVQMMAKM; translated from the coding sequence ATGAAGAAAAAGATCAACAAGGAAAAGTTGAACTTACTTAATAACAGGTATTATTTTCTTGTAGGTACAATACTATTTTTAACAGTTACCGTAATAGTTATGGTTATTTGGATGTACGGAAACATTAAAATTGAAAATGAAGCTGTAAATACCAATTTGGTTATTCTTACATTGTGCGTATCGCTTATTTCAATAGTTTCAATAGCTTTAACAGGGCGAATAATAAAGGATATGGACGAGAAACATAAAAATGATCTTGAGCTGCAGCATATGAAAATGGAGCACACGTATTTTTCTGATGTTAATTCGGTTTTGGAAGAAATTCGAATTTTAAGACATGATATGCGGGGAGAGCTGGCAATACTTTACGGCTACAATGAGTTAAACCAAAGGGAGAAAATATCTAAACATATTGAAAAAAAGCTCCGGGAAATGGATATACAGCACTTGCCTCAAATAGATAAGGATAACATAATTACATCATTTCTAAATTTTAAGCTTAAAGAGGCAAATTCTCAAAATATAGATGTTGATATTCAAAGCGGCTTGACAGAGGAAAATGAAATATATATTGACAAGGAGGATATATGCCGGATATTAAATAACATTATTAACAATGCAATTGAAGCGTGTGCAAAATGCGATGAAAAATATATAAATCTTAAAATAGATATGCTGGGCAATTGCATCATAATAAAATCGGAAAATCCATATAGCGGAAAGCTTAATAAACAAGGAGACAAATTACTCACCGTTAAGAAAGATAAAACAAGGCATGGATACGGACTTAAGAGCATTAGGAGTATAGCAGAGAAATACGGAGGATTTGTAAAATTAAATTATGAAGGCAACGTATTTGTTGTGGAAGTACAGATGATGGCAAAAATGTAA
- a CDS encoding energy-coupling factor transporter ATPase, with translation MSIKADNIKYIYSEGTPFRTVALDDINLEIREGEFVGIIGHTGSGKSTLIQLFNGLEKPTHGTIVVDKIAIGEEKKLLSKVRQTVGLVFQYPEYQLFEETVAKDVAFGPMNLSLTKDEIDKRVREALELVGFNYDKIKDASPFDLSGGQKRRVAIAGVLAMKPNYLILDEPTAGLDPAGRNELFEKIKMLHEKANVTVVLISHSMEDIAKLVDRVIVLYKGKIYMEGKTKEIYAKADELKKISLGVPQVAQIVNELRKRGFNIKPDIITVEEAKEEILREVRKRNV, from the coding sequence ATGTCAATAAAAGCAGACAATATTAAATACATATACAGTGAGGGAACTCCATTTAGGACTGTAGCCCTTGATGACATAAATTTAGAAATACGTGAAGGTGAGTTCGTTGGCATTATAGGTCATACCGGTTCGGGAAAATCCACCTTGATTCAACTTTTTAATGGGTTAGAAAAACCTACACACGGTACAATAGTTGTTGACAAAATAGCGATAGGCGAAGAAAAAAAATTGCTTAGCAAAGTACGCCAGACTGTAGGCCTTGTATTTCAATATCCAGAATACCAGTTGTTTGAAGAAACCGTTGCTAAAGATGTTGCGTTTGGGCCGATGAATTTGAGCCTGACTAAGGATGAAATAGATAAAAGAGTTAGAGAAGCTCTTGAGCTGGTGGGATTTAACTATGATAAAATTAAGGATGCTTCTCCCTTTGATTTGTCCGGAGGTCAAAAAAGAAGAGTTGCCATAGCCGGAGTTCTTGCAATGAAACCGAATTATCTTATTTTAGATGAGCCGACGGCAGGGCTTGATCCGGCTGGAAGAAATGAATTATTTGAAAAGATAAAAATGCTGCACGAGAAAGCAAATGTAACTGTTGTTTTAATTTCTCACAGCATGGAGGATATTGCCAAGCTGGTTGACAGAGTAATTGTTTTATATAAAGGAAAGATATACATGGAAGGCAAGACGAAGGAGATATATGCCAAAGCTGATGAGCTTAAAAAAATCAGCCTTGGAGTTCCTCAGGTTGCCCAAATAGTTAATGAACTTAGAAAACGTGGTTTTAATATAAAGCCTGACATAATAACAGTTGAAGAAGCTAAAGAAGAGATTCTGAGGGAAGTGAGGAAGAGAAATGTTTAA
- a CDS encoding accessory gene regulator ArgB-like protein yields MINKISVFLSEGIGSKLNSSDNEKAVYAYSIEVLLSLLLNLIILFVTAYLLNKKLELLIFIIFLSGLRTFAGGYHAKTHVECMLLSFSIFVISALCGTYLKQYGETVLVLGIIFSIFMVFWLAPAETENKPLNKNEKKKYKTISRIIVIVLSLAAVSLYCLRAETGYVYITGVVAMVIESVSLLKK; encoded by the coding sequence ATGATAAATAAGATTTCTGTTTTCTTGTCTGAGGGAATTGGGTCGAAGCTCAATTCCTCAGATAATGAAAAGGCTGTGTATGCCTACAGCATAGAGGTTTTACTGTCTCTTTTGCTGAATCTGATAATTCTTTTTGTTACAGCTTACCTTTTGAACAAAAAACTTGAGCTCTTAATTTTTATCATTTTTCTCTCGGGACTTAGAACTTTTGCCGGAGGTTATCATGCCAAAACGCATGTTGAGTGTATGCTTTTATCATTTTCTATATTTGTCATATCAGCATTGTGCGGTACATATCTAAAGCAATATGGGGAGACTGTTTTAGTACTTGGAATCATATTTTCTATTTTCATGGTTTTTTGGCTTGCGCCGGCCGAAACGGAAAATAAACCTTTGAATAAAAATGAGAAGAAAAAATATAAGACAATAAGCAGAATAATAGTTATAGTACTTAGCTTAGCTGCTGTTAGTTTATATTGTTTAAGAGCAGAAACCGGTTATGTTTACATTACAGGAGTTGTGGCAATGGTAATTGAATCGGTAAGTCTATTGAAAAAGTGA
- a CDS encoding LytTR family DNA-binding domain-containing protein, translated as MRFNIAVCDDNIEYGEIVTEIIKTVALNINMNCKISTYSSGRNLVQAFMKNQFDIIFLDMEMPELNGIETGLLIREKSKDPVIFYLTSYKEYAYESYKVKAKNYLLKPVSTSIIENALRECNEEIRKEVMFLDVKDFKGVKYRIPVNEITHILRKKEDRKVHIHRLDEEEVIIVQTLESIEKELECNDYIVRASKSCLINMRNVRTIKKNIVYFSNEAREEASRRCLAELNNKFKLKRLAVKL; from the coding sequence ATGAGATTCAATATTGCTGTTTGTGATGACAACATAGAATATGGAGAAATAGTGACCGAAATAATAAAAACGGTTGCCTTAAATATAAATATGAATTGCAAAATAAGTACATATAGTTCAGGTAGAAATCTTGTACAAGCGTTTATGAAAAATCAATTTGACATTATATTTTTAGATATGGAAATGCCTGAATTAAATGGCATAGAAACAGGTCTGCTGATTAGGGAAAAAAGTAAAGATCCTGTTATTTTTTATTTGACTTCATATAAAGAATACGCATATGAATCTTACAAGGTCAAAGCCAAAAATTATCTTTTAAAGCCTGTCAGCACAAGTATTATAGAAAATGCTCTGCGTGAATGCAACGAAGAAATCAGGAAAGAAGTAATGTTTTTGGATGTAAAGGATTTTAAAGGAGTAAAATACCGGATACCTGTAAATGAAATAACTCACATATTGCGCAAAAAAGAAGATCGCAAAGTACACATACATCGTTTGGATGAAGAAGAAGTAATAATTGTGCAAACACTTGAAAGTATTGAAAAAGAACTGGAGTGCAATGATTACATAGTAAGAGCCAGTAAATCATGCTTGATAAATATGCGCAATGTCAGGACAATCAAAAAAAATATAGTTTATTTCAGCAATGAAGCAAGAGAAGAGGCAAGCCGGAGGTGTTTGGCGGAATTGAATAATAAGTTTAAACTAAAAAGATTGGCGGTGAAATTATGA
- the rplQ gene encoding 50S ribosomal protein L17, which yields MGSHRKLGFKTSHRVAMLRNMTADLINKGRIVTTVTRAKELRRVAERTITLGKRGDLHARRQAAAYLYDKNAVSKLFEEVAPKYKDRNGGYTRILKLGPRRGDGAEMAIIELV from the coding sequence ATGGGTAGTCACAGAAAGCTTGGTTTCAAGACTAGCCACAGAGTAGCAATGCTTCGAAATATGACTGCTGACTTAATTAATAAAGGCAGAATTGTTACAACAGTAACTAGAGCTAAAGAATTAAGAAGAGTTGCAGAAAGAACAATTACTCTGGGCAAAAGAGGAGACCTACATGCAAGACGTCAGGCGGCAGCTTATTTATATGACAAAAATGCAGTAAGTAAGCTATTTGAAGAAGTTGCTCCTAAATACAAGGATAGAAACGGTGGATACACCAGAATTCTAAAATTGGGACCACGCAGAGGCGATGGAGCAGAAATGGCGATAATTGAACTTGTATAG
- a CDS encoding AgrD family cyclic lactone autoinducer peptide, protein MRKTLSFMSCIAAFLVATAQTTMGMTCILLYNQPKVPQCLLKDDK, encoded by the coding sequence GTGAGAAAAACTTTATCCTTTATGTCATGTATTGCTGCATTTTTGGTGGCTACTGCTCAAACAACCATGGGGATGACTTGCATATTATTGTATAACCAGCCGAAGGTTCCGCAATGCCTGTTGAAAGATGATAAATAA
- a CDS encoding energy-coupling factor transporter ATPase has product MIENIIRIENVKFKYNNEDSSFAVDGVNLNIRKGEFTAIIGHNGSGKSTLAKLINSLLLPTDGKIYVNGMDTADDSKLWDIRQTAGMVFQNPDNQLVATIVEEDIAFGPENQGVEPLEIRKRVDDALKAVGMYEYRKRPPHMLSGGQKQRIAIAGILALNSECIILDEPTAMLDPSGRDEVMETLHKLKKSGKTILLITHYMDEAVQADRVVIMDKGSIKLDGTPKEVFRNVVEIKKFGLDVPQVTELAKELADEGLNVPRDIIEVKELVDWLCQ; this is encoded by the coding sequence ATGATAGAGAATATTATAAGAATTGAAAATGTAAAATTTAAATACAACAACGAGGATAGCTCTTTTGCCGTAGATGGAGTTAACTTGAACATCAGAAAAGGAGAGTTTACAGCAATAATTGGCCACAATGGTTCGGGCAAATCAACATTGGCTAAATTGATAAACTCACTGCTTCTTCCAACGGATGGAAAGATATATGTAAATGGAATGGATACGGCGGATGATTCTAAATTGTGGGACATACGTCAGACTGCCGGAATGGTTTTTCAAAATCCCGACAATCAGCTTGTTGCTACAATTGTGGAAGAAGATATAGCATTTGGACCTGAAAATCAAGGGGTTGAACCGTTAGAAATAAGAAAAAGAGTTGATGACGCCTTAAAAGCGGTCGGCATGTATGAATATAGAAAAAGACCTCCTCATATGCTTTCAGGAGGACAAAAGCAAAGAATTGCAATTGCCGGAATCCTTGCGCTTAATTCAGAATGTATAATACTTGATGAGCCTACCGCAATGCTTGATCCGTCAGGGAGAGATGAGGTAATGGAAACGCTTCATAAGTTGAAGAAAAGTGGTAAGACTATACTTTTAATAACACATTATATGGATGAGGCTGTACAAGCTGATAGAGTTGTAATAATGGATAAGGGAAGTATAAAGCTTGATGGAACCCCTAAGGAAGTTTTCAGGAATGTTGTTGAAATAAAAAAATTTGGGCTTGATGTTCCACAAGTTACTGAACTTGCTAAGGAACTGGCGGATGAAGGCCTGAACGTTCCCAGGGATATAATCGAGGTAAAGGAATTGGTGGATTGGCTATGTCAATAA